One Clavelina lepadiformis chromosome 1, kaClaLepa1.1, whole genome shotgun sequence genomic region harbors:
- the LOC143446930 gene encoding semaphorin-6A-like: MRVSTALIVVNIILCLIQSCIGRIPTDKEPINVYKLEDSTWLQVFRGSKKTGQSTKTLPLLKNFQGMTNIGGYHYIYARDNIFVLDLKNQSSGTGEVTYKQAMTWKSDDASIQLCQNKGQTNKKCQNFIKIFKQVHDGESPNRRVIVCSTKSFSPTCRYYELTEGGNLSYLNQEFRGRLSCPYDPDYDVASLVSGDNLYTETQAGFRGNDPLILRSSVVRNVHSRRDTSLRTASGEATFLNAPHFVKFVDGGMSLNKVYSFFTEISVEDKSEQVYTRIGQVCKNDGGSRHLRNQFSSFLKARLNCSLPGQPPFYFNELSDVTELVTLDNWYKVGKTKMVFALMSTPSNSIHASAICAFSLPDIEASMNGAFYEKFTDAKTSSQYWAQQDHSPNPHVASCASDPSKLSVHSLNFMRMHPIMYQSVNAWDLHGNVTQPHNAIPLYSRTNSGDFLTSLVVDTTAGTTPIYTVFIAGTDDGRILKVLLGAGTESVLIEERSIYSEDRCGPGNKRALSINLDKPTGSMLVAFENCVIRAPLCALNTSCGKSCIKSRDPYCGWDGKNCVVVDSQYHVNSTSGAQPRQDVLEGNVAGMELCNVHATDLGAPSIGATLPSFENEEVEPAVNDTSYNITVAPVMLHDVSGATTSEFTIGIIFLCIACEVSLEKR, from the exons ATGCGTGTTTCTACTGCACTGATCGTTGTGAATATCATCTTATGTCTGATCCAGTCATGCATAGGAAGAATCCCTACAGATAAAGAACCAATCAACGTTTATAAGTTGGAAG ATTCTACGTGGCTTCAAGTGTTTCGTGGCAGCAAAAAAACAGGCCAGTCCACCAAAACCCTCCCATTGTTGAAGAACTTTCAAGGCATGACCAACATTGGCGGATATCACTACATTTACGCCAG ggataatatttttgtcctgGATTTGAAGAATCAGTCAAGCGGAACCGGCGAAGTTACTTACAAGCAG GCAATGACGTGGAAGTCTGATGACGCAAGCATCCAGTTGTGCCAGAATAAAGGTCAGACCAACAAGAAATgccaaaatttcatcaaaattttcaagcaGGTCCACGACGGGGAATCCCCCAACCGAAGAGTTATTGTCTGCTCGACCAAATCTTTCAGTCCTACTTGTAGATATTATGAG CTGACAGAGGGCGGGAATTTGTCTTATTTGAATCAGGAGTTTCGAGGAAGGCTGAGCTGTCCCTATGACCCGGATTATGACGTAGCAAGCCTTGTGTCAG GCGACAACCTGTACACGGAGACCCAGGCGGGCTTCCGCGGGAACGATCCCCTCATACTCCGCTCATCTGTCGTCCGAAATGTTCACAGCAGGCGGGACACCAGTTTGCGGACAGCTAGCGGTGAAGCGACCTTCTTGAACG CCCCCCATTTCGTTAAATTCGTCGACGGCGGCATGTCTTTGAACAAAGTTTATTCGTTTTTTACCGAGATCTCCGTCGAGGATAAATCAGAG CAAGTTTACACACGCATCGGTCAAGTTTGCAAGAACGACGGCGGATCGCGCCATTTGAGGAATCAGTTCTCGTCATTCCTAAAAGCGAGACTGAACTGCTCGTTGCCAGGACAACCGCCGTTCTACTTCAACGAGCTTAGTGACGTCACTGAGCTGGTGACGTTGGACAATTGGTACAAAGTCGGCAAGACAAAGATGGTTTTCGCTCTCATGAGCACGCCCAG CAACAGCATCCATGCATCGGCCATTTGCGCATTCTCTCTGCCGGACATTGAAGCTTCCATGAACGGCGCATTTTATGAGAAATTCACCGATGCAAAGACTAGTTCACAATACTGGGCTCAGCAGGACCACTCCCCCAATCCTCACGTGGCCAG CTGTGCTAGCGATCCAAGCAAATTATCTGTCCACAGTCTCAACTTCATGCGCATGCATCCCATAATGTACCAGAGCGTCAACGCGTGGGATCTCCATGGCAACGTGACGCAACCACACAACGCGATTCCTCTTTATTCGAGAACAAACTCCGG AGACTTCCTGACCTCACTTGTGGTGGACACGACAGCGGGCACCACCCCCATCTACACCGTCTTCATCGCGGGCACTGACGATGGACGAATTCTGAAGGTTCTCCTCGGAGCGGGGACGGAGTCGGTCCTGATCGAGGAGAGGTCGATCTACAGCGAGGACAGATGCGGACCTGGGAACAA GAGGGCCCTTTCGATAAATCTCGACAAACCAACCGGGTCCATGTTGGTCGCATTCGAGAATTGCGTCATTCGCGCCCCGCTCTGTGCCCTCAACACCTCATGTGGCAA GAGTTGCATCAAATCCCGGGACCCTTACTGCGGATGGGACGGGAAAAATTGCGTGGTTGTTGACAGCCAGTATCACGTCAACAGTACGAGTGGCGCGCAACCACGCCAGGACGTGTTGGAAGGGAATGTAGCCGGGATGGAGCTGTGCAACGTCCACGCCACAGACCTGGGAG CGCCCTCTATTGGTGCCACACTCCCTTCCTTTGAAAATGAGGAAGTGGAACCAGCCGTAAATGATACGTCATACAATATCACTGTCGCTCCGGTTATGTTGCATGACGTGTCTGGGGCGACTACGTCAGAGTTCACGATTGGGATCATTTTTCTATGCATCGCGTGCGAAGTCAGCTTAGAGAAGCGATGA
- the LOC143446843 gene encoding uncharacterized protein LOC143446843, translated as MDRQVVGMPVDVLVKSISDGISQDFFDKEGQEKKFSCKFCDKSFTCKSNLKQHLRTHTGERPYQCDVCDKSFTTSGSLQGHMRKHTGEKPYQCQICVKSFTRSGHLKTHMRIHTGERPYQCQVCLKSFTTSNHLKAHMRIHTGERPYHCQVCLKSFTTSNHLKTHLRIHTGDKPYQCQVCLKSFTTSGNLKTHMRIHTGERPYHCQVCLKSFTTSNNLKVHMRIHTGDKPYQCQYCVKSFTQSQHLKAHIKIHNGDWSFYCQVCQHSFSQKKNLRSHETIHTVKRH; from the exons ATGGATCGTCAAGTAGTTGGTATGCCAGTTGACGTTTTGGTAAAATCAATCAGTGATGGGATTTCACAAGACTTTTTCGACaaagaaggacaagaaaagaaattttcctgcaaattttgtgataaatcattcacatgcaaaagcaacttgaaacaacatttaagaactcacacaggtgagcgaccttatcaatgcgatgtatgcgacaagtc ATTTACCACAAGTGGAAGTTTGCAAGGTCATATGAGAAAGCACACTGGTGAGAAACCTTATCAGTGCCAAATTtgtgtcaagtcatttaccagaAGTGGacatttgaaaactcatatgagaatccacactggtgagcgaccttatcagtgccaagtttgcctcaagtcatttaccacaagcaaccatttaaaagctcatatgagaatccacactggtgagcgaccttatcattgtcaagtttgcctcaagtcatttaccacaagcaaccatttaaaaactcatctgagaatccacactggtgataaaccttatcagtgccaagtttgcctcaagtcatttaccacaagtggaaatttgaaaactcatatgagaatccacactggtgagcgaccttatcattgtcaagtttgcctcaagtcatttaccacaagcaacaatttaaaagttcaTATGAGAATTCACACTGGTGATAAACCTTATCAGTGCCAATATtgtgtcaagtcatttacccaaagccaacatttaaaagctcatatcaaaatccacaatggagattgGTCTTTTTATTGCCAAGTGTGTCAACATTCCTTTTcccaaaagaaaaatttgcggAGTCATGAAACTATTCACACTGTGAAACGACATTGA